CTGAAATTTTCCCTGTTCTGACCGTAACCAAGCCCGCCAATAATACCTTTGTAAACTATTTGATTTATTGATTCGCTTGACATTCTTCTTTTAAGCTCTTCACTTTTAAGTTTTATCCTTTCATCCCCGGCAATGCCAATTATATGTTCCAATAATGAATATTTTCTAAAAGAGAATGCAGCACATTTGCCGGCACGAACTTTGCTTGAATAAGGATAATTTTCAACATCAAAATCGCTATTTATGATTTCCAAATCATCATTTACATAATCAATCAATTCAAGAGAGGGAACTGCGCCTTTATTTTGAGTAAGTGTCTTTGATAATTTACTGCTTTGCCATAAAAAGACATGCAGGATAACATTATTAAAATTCTTATTTTTATAATGATTATGCTTTTTCCAGTATAAGGAATAAATATCAACCTCAATGTCACCTGTTATCTCCTGACCATCGATATTTATTTTAGCGTTCTTAAAATCAGGTCCCTCATCAAAATTCCACTCGCCCGGCGAGACTATAACAATATTTTTGCCGGCGATTGTTTTCAAACCTCTTCTTTCAATCTTTTGGTCAAACCATATCATTTTTACAAGTTTTTCAGTAACCGGTTGTTTGTCCTTATTATATAATTTTTCAGGTTCACGAATAGACAAGGATTCGTATAATTTCTTATATTTATTTGAGAAATCCTGAGGATTATGATATTTTACTTCATCAATATACTTCATATAAACGCTGATTGCCGCTGATGATTAACCGAACGCTGATGACCGCTGATTCCGGTAACGCTGATTAACACTGATTCTGATTAAACAAACGCTGATTAATGCAGATAAAACAACCCGATTCTTAAGTTTACCTTCCCTATATTGAGCGAGGAAGAAATTTCTGAAGAGCCTGAATTTGCGACCTATACCCAACAGGAGCAAATGTTAGAGCGACCTCAAGGGAGCGTCTCGAAGAAATTTGCTTCCGAGCGAATCTATTTTTTTACTTTAGGCTTTGGTTTCTCAGCTGGTTTATCATTTGGCTTGTCATTTGGTTTTTCAACATAAACCTTTCTCATTATATCACCGATTTGTATTTTATGAACAACATCAAGTCCTTCTATAACCTGCCCAAAAACAGTATATTGACCATCTAAAAACGACTGTGGACCAAGACAGATATAGAATTGACATCCGGCAGAATCAGGAGATTGCGCTCTTGCCATCGCTACAGTTCCGTCAAGATGTTTCCTTTTGTTAAACTCTGCTTTTATCTTATAACCCGGGTCACCGGTACCATCACCTTTTGGACACCCGCCCTGAATTACAAATCCCGGAACAACCCTGTGGAATTTTAAACCATCGTAAAACTTTGCATTAGCAAGCTTTTTAAAGTTTGCAACAGTGTTTGGTGCATCTTGTTCGTAAAATTCAAATTTTATTACCCCTTTATCCGTTTTAATTACAGCAATTTCTTTCATCTGCTTTTTCTCCTTTCCACAAAGATTATTAAAAACCAAACCTGTAAAACTAAAAATCATCAAACCTATTTTAAACTTTTTCCACATTCCATTCTTCACTATCTGATTCATAATTCCTCCTCATTTTTAATAAACTCGACCAATTCATCAAGCCCAAAAAATACTTCAATTTTATAATCCGCTAAAAACATATTGTCTGATTTCTGTTTAACTGTCTCGTAATCGATTTTTGCTTTTTCTCTTAATTCGTCGCGATTGTCTTTACAGTCGTGATTATACACATAAAACAAATATCGTTTTTTTTCATCATGATACAATAGAAATCTTTCCCAGTAGAAAAGTAACCCACAATATGGACAAACGACTACATTCAGCAACCCGTTTAACATCATCTCTTTTAAATCGGGGTCAGTAGTAACGTTTATGGAATCCCATAAATCCCATTCGAATTCCTTTCCACAGGAACATTCAACATTTTGCTTATTGCTGTATGACATATATGCGGAATTATATAAAAAAAATATTAAAAAGTAA
This sequence is a window from Elusimicrobiota bacterium. Protein-coding genes within it:
- a CDS encoding peptidylprolyl isomerase, with translation MNQIVKNGMWKKFKIGLMIFSFTGLVFNNLCGKEKKQMKEIAVIKTDKGVIKFEFYEQDAPNTVANFKKLANAKFYDGLKFHRVVPGFVIQGGCPKGDGTGDPGYKIKAEFNKRKHLDGTVAMARAQSPDSAGCQFYICLGPQSFLDGQYTVFGQVIEGLDVVHKIQIGDIMRKVYVEKPNDKPNDKPAEKPKPKVKK
- a CDS encoding CpXC domain-containing protein, which gives rise to MSYSNKQNVECSCGKEFEWDLWDSINVTTDPDLKEMMLNGLLNVVVCPYCGLLFYWERFLLYHDEKKRYLFYVYNHDCKDNRDELREKAKIDYETVKQKSDNMFLADYKIEVFFGLDELVEFIKNEEEL